A stretch of the Gemmatimonadaceae bacterium genome encodes the following:
- a CDS encoding inositol monophosphatase family protein, with protein sequence MTLQPTTRDPITPDFLLDALKAAAAAAAEVIRDGERRRGALVWREKSATDFVSEVDMTAEARIIALLTSRVPGAAILAEETASTLAAERRTTGVTFVIDPLDGTTNFLHGVPEYAVSIAALVDDELAAGVVLHVPRDEWFTATRGGGAWRDGQRIGVSAIDAPDRALIATGFPFKGGHDVDLYLDQMRRLMTHTAGLRRPGSASLDLAGVACGRFEGFWENLLAPWDIAAGILLVREAGGLVTTLEGTPCPVAHTSVAAANPAMHGWLLDRLSVGGE encoded by the coding sequence ATGACACTTCAACCAACGACCCGGGATCCGATCACCCCGGACTTCTTGCTGGATGCCCTCAAAGCGGCCGCCGCCGCCGCGGCCGAGGTGATCCGCGACGGCGAGCGGCGGCGCGGCGCCCTCGTCTGGCGCGAGAAATCGGCCACCGACTTCGTGAGCGAGGTGGACATGACCGCCGAGGCGCGGATCATCGCCCTCCTCACCTCGCGCGTTCCCGGCGCGGCGATCCTCGCGGAGGAAACGGCCAGCACGCTCGCGGCGGAGCGGCGCACGACCGGCGTGACGTTCGTCATCGACCCGCTCGACGGCACCACCAACTTCCTGCACGGCGTCCCCGAGTATGCCGTGTCGATTGCCGCGCTCGTGGACGACGAACTGGCCGCCGGCGTCGTGCTGCACGTGCCGCGCGACGAGTGGTTCACCGCCACGCGTGGCGGCGGCGCCTGGCGCGACGGGCAACGCATCGGCGTGAGCGCCATCGACGCTCCCGATCGTGCGCTGATCGCCACCGGCTTCCCATTCAAGGGCGGTCACGATGTGGACCTCTACCTGGACCAGATGCGCCGCCTGATGACACACACGGCCGGCCTGCGGCGCCCGGGATCGGCCTCGCTCGACCTCGCCGGGGTCGCGTGCGGCCGGTTCGAGGGGTTCTGGGAGAATCTCCTCGCCCCCTGGGACATCGCCGCCGGCATCCTGCTGGTGCGCGAGGCCGGCGGTCTCGTGACGACGCTCGAAGGCACCCCCTGCCCAGTCGCCCACACCAGCGTGGCGGCGGCGAACCCCGCGATGCACGGTTGGCTGCTGGACAGGCTCAGTGTGGGGGGCGAGTGA
- a CDS encoding MgtC/SapB family protein → MMLAQISSQFAQELFVGLRLELLLKLAIAVFLGGAIGLERQISGKPAGLRTNILICLGSALIMDLSINLVGADGRVGDPARIAAQVVTGIGFIGAGTIMQSRGTIVGLTSAATIWAVAAIGLTIGAGFYIEGLGAGLVVVLVLSALGSFEHKLMRAHRTVPITVRAAVEADFAPLEQLLRDTGLRVVERQTYTHSRDRVFEMVVRGPARQFEVARELLVELPEVFDVTLH, encoded by the coding sequence ATGATGCTGGCGCAGATCAGTTCCCAGTTCGCGCAGGAACTCTTTGTCGGACTGCGCCTCGAGCTGTTGTTGAAGCTGGCGATCGCCGTCTTCCTGGGCGGCGCCATCGGTCTCGAACGTCAGATTTCGGGCAAACCTGCCGGCCTTCGCACCAACATCCTCATCTGCCTGGGCTCGGCGCTGATCATGGACCTCTCGATCAACCTGGTCGGGGCGGACGGGCGGGTGGGCGACCCCGCGCGCATCGCGGCGCAGGTGGTGACCGGCATCGGCTTCATCGGCGCCGGCACGATCATGCAATCACGGGGAACCATTGTCGGCCTGACGTCGGCCGCGACCATCTGGGCGGTGGCGGCGATCGGCCTGACGATTGGGGCGGGGTTCTACATCGAGGGGCTCGGCGCCGGCCTGGTGGTGGTTCTGGTGCTCTCCGCGCTCGGCAGCTTCGAGCACAAGCTGATGCGGGCGCACCGCACGGTGCCCATCACCGTGCGCGCGGCGGTGGAGGCCGACTTCGCCCCGCTGGAACAGCTGCTGCGGGACACGGGGCTCCGGGTGGTGGAGCGCCAGACCTACACCCACTCGCGTGACCGGGTGTTTGAGATGGTGGTGCGCGGCCCCGCGCGGCAGTTCGAGGTGGCGCGTGAGCTGCTGGTGGAGCTCCCTGAAGTCTTCGACGTGACCCTGCACTGA
- the trpS gene encoding tryptophan--tRNA ligase encodes MSRIFSGIQPSGELHIGNYLGAIRNWVALQSQYESIFCVVDYHAITLAYAPADLRRRTREMAISLLAAGVDPAQCTLFVQSRVPEHTELQWIFNTITPVGELERQVAYKEKAARQEQVMAGLLNYPVLQAADILLYLADLVPVGEDQVQHLELSRVVARNWNSRFAPEGKPYFPEPQAKLTPTRRIVGLDGNAKMSKSLGNTIGLLEAPDDIWAKLRPAVTDPARVKKTDPGNPDLCPVIFELHKAFSPPAVVAEVDTKCRGAGWGCVDCKKVLFEHMNAELTPIRTRAQAFAEQPRLVDDALDGGAEKARTIAKQTMTHVKEQMGLA; translated from the coding sequence ATGTCCCGCATCTTCAGCGGCATTCAGCCGTCCGGTGAACTGCACATCGGAAACTATCTGGGCGCGATCAGGAACTGGGTTGCGCTGCAATCGCAGTACGAATCGATCTTCTGCGTCGTCGACTACCACGCCATCACGCTGGCCTACGCGCCGGCCGACCTGCGCCGCCGCACGCGCGAGATGGCGATATCGCTGCTGGCCGCCGGCGTCGACCCGGCGCAGTGCACGCTCTTCGTGCAGTCGCGCGTGCCCGAGCACACCGAGCTGCAGTGGATCTTCAACACCATCACGCCGGTGGGCGAACTGGAACGCCAGGTGGCGTACAAGGAGAAGGCCGCGCGCCAGGAACAGGTGATGGCCGGCCTGCTCAACTACCCCGTGCTCCAGGCCGCCGACATCCTGCTCTACCTGGCCGACCTGGTGCCGGTGGGCGAGGACCAGGTGCAGCATCTCGAGCTGTCGCGCGTGGTGGCGCGCAACTGGAACTCGCGCTTTGCCCCCGAGGGCAAACCGTACTTCCCCGAGCCGCAGGCCAAGCTGACGCCGACGCGGCGCATCGTGGGGCTGGACGGCAACGCCAAGATGTCGAAGTCGCTGGGCAACACCATCGGCCTCCTCGAGGCGCCCGATGACATCTGGGCGAAGCTGCGCCCCGCGGTCACCGATCCGGCCCGCGTGAAGAAGACCGACCCAGGCAATCCCGACCTGTGTCCCGTGATCTTCGAGCTGCACAAGGCCTTCTCGCCCCCGGCCGTCGTCGCCGAGGTGGACACGAAGTGCCGCGGCGCCGGCTGGGGATGCGTGGACTGCAAGAAGGTGCTCTTCGAGCACATGAACGCCGAGCTGACGCCCATTCGCACGCGGGCGCAGGCCTTCGCCGAGCAGCCAAGGCTGGTGGACGATGCCCTGGACGGCGGGGCGGAGAAGGCCCGGACGATCGCGAAGCAGACGATGACGCACGTCAAGGAGCAGATGGGACTCGCCTGA
- a CDS encoding TIGR02206 family membrane protein: protein MPPADWTQWIRPDYHGTPFITFGGRHLVSLFALALFGAYMLRHRGADEATRRRGRHTLAVMLVVNELSWHLWAAYYVGWTADKMLPLHLCSALIWVGAVGLVTLNVTIYEFMYFMGIAGPLQAVLTPDAGPYGLPHFRAVQTLVSHGVLIVAALYLTVVEGMRPTWASVRRVILGTMLYMVAVTGVNLALGSNYMWTLGKPPVVSLLDVLGPWPWYLVPVVLLGILNVLLLYLPFWWADRRRARAAATRGTLNP from the coding sequence ATGCCCCCTGCCGACTGGACGCAGTGGATTCGCCCCGACTATCACGGGACGCCGTTCATCACCTTCGGCGGCCGGCATCTCGTGTCGTTGTTTGCCCTGGCGCTCTTCGGCGCGTACATGCTGCGCCACCGCGGCGCCGACGAAGCGACGCGTCGCCGCGGACGGCACACGCTCGCGGTGATGCTGGTGGTGAACGAACTGTCGTGGCACCTCTGGGCGGCGTACTACGTCGGCTGGACGGCCGACAAGATGCTCCCGCTGCATCTCTGCTCGGCGCTCATCTGGGTCGGCGCCGTCGGCCTCGTCACGCTCAACGTCACCATCTACGAGTTCATGTACTTCATGGGCATTGCCGGTCCACTGCAGGCGGTGCTCACCCCGGATGCCGGCCCCTACGGCTTGCCGCACTTTCGCGCCGTACAGACCCTCGTCTCGCATGGCGTCCTCATCGTCGCCGCGCTCTACCTGACGGTGGTCGAGGGGATGCGCCCCACCTGGGCCTCGGTGCGACGGGTGATTCTCGGCACGATGCTGTACATGGTGGCCGTCACGGGCGTCAACCTGGCGCTGGGCAGCAACTACATGTGGACGCTCGGCAAGCCGCCCGTGGTGAGCCTGCTCGACGTGCTCGGGCCGTGGCCCTGGTACCTGGTGCCGGTGGTGCTGCTCGGCATCCTCAACGTGCTGCTGCTCTATCTCCCGTTCTGGTGGGCCGACCGGCGCCGCGCTCGCGCCGCTGCAACTCGCGGCACCCTCAATCCGTAG
- a CDS encoding PilT/PilU family type 4a pilus ATPase, protein MEKIIKAAVDRGASDLHIKAGDVFRARIDGRLVPLTKQALTPEQTKAIALRLIPNDEDRSRIDKLNDYDCSWGAPGIGRFRVNILRQRSSFMIVMRVIPFEVPTFEKLKMPEVMRRVTEAERGMILVTGVTGSGKSSTMAAMINHINSSKNKHIVTLENPIEFLHRDLQSSITQREIGVDTESFRSGLRAALRQDPDVILIGEMRDAETVDTGMKAAETGHLLLSTLHTPDAQSTILRIMAMFPPEEQEVVRVRLAETLHAVVSQRLLPRADGHGRVVAAEVMIVTATIRDLILEGEKIGEIRDYIAEGREQYGMQTFDQHLGDLVQQGQVTFEVALAAATRPSDFQLKMQTFRRRSTTVKAADLPGAEKPKTDPGFQSGSGMEFLNG, encoded by the coding sequence ATGGAAAAAATCATCAAGGCGGCGGTGGATCGAGGGGCGTCGGACCTGCACATCAAGGCGGGCGACGTCTTTCGCGCGCGCATCGACGGACGGCTCGTGCCGCTCACGAAGCAGGCGCTGACCCCCGAGCAGACCAAGGCCATTGCGCTGCGCCTCATCCCGAATGACGAAGACCGCTCGCGCATCGACAAGCTGAACGACTACGACTGCTCGTGGGGGGCGCCCGGCATCGGCCGCTTCCGCGTGAACATCCTGCGGCAGCGGTCGAGCTTCATGATCGTGATGCGCGTCATCCCGTTCGAGGTGCCCACCTTCGAGAAGCTGAAGATGCCGGAGGTGATGCGGCGCGTCACCGAGGCGGAGCGCGGGATGATCCTCGTCACCGGCGTCACGGGCTCGGGCAAGTCGAGCACGATGGCGGCGATGATCAACCACATCAACTCGTCGAAGAACAAGCACATCGTCACGCTCGAGAACCCGATCGAGTTCCTGCATCGCGACCTGCAAAGTTCCATCACGCAGCGCGAGATCGGCGTGGACACGGAGAGCTTCCGCAGCGGCCTGCGCGCGGCGCTGCGACAGGACCCCGACGTGATCCTGATCGGCGAGATGCGCGATGCCGAAACGGTGGACACGGGCATGAAGGCGGCCGAGACCGGCCACCTGCTCCTGTCGACGCTGCACACGCCCGACGCGCAGAGCACGATCCTGCGCATCATGGCGATGTTCCCGCCCGAGGAGCAGGAAGTGGTGCGCGTGCGCCTGGCGGAGACGCTGCACGCCGTCGTGTCGCAGCGCCTGCTGCCGCGCGCCGACGGACACGGCCGCGTCGTGGCCGCCGAGGTGATGATCGTCACGGCCACCATCCGTGACCTGATCCTCGAGGGCGAGAAGATCGGCGAGATCCGCGACTACATCGCCGAAGGTCGCGAGCAGTACGGCATGCAGACGTTCGACCAGCACCTCGGCGATCTCGTGCAGCAGGGGCAGGTGACGTTCGAGGTGGCGCTGGCCGCGGCCACCAGGCCGAGCGACTTCCAGCTCAAGATGCAGACCTTCCGGCGGCGCTCCACGACCGTGAAGGCCGCCGACCTGCCGGGCGCCGAGAAGCCCAAGACCGATCCGGGCTTCCAATCGGGCTCCGGCATGGAGTTCCTCAACGGCTGA
- a CDS encoding D-2-hydroxyacid dehydrogenase: protein MRKLVLDLRAPAPAFRLPDAVADRIRAAAPSGWEVADVRSDNDALDGSPRGPSPEAMAAVADAEVYFGWGMPAPLFHAASRLKWVQSALAGTGALLAIPALRDGPCLFTNAAGIYGPPIAEHVLAGVMHFTRGFDLAETRRATGQWDQAAFGTPAAAVREVGELRVLVIGAGGLGSEIGARFAALGARVTGLRRVVAKGCPPGFARVAGLEALDAELPEADVVVLAAALTDETRNLLDARRLAVLPEHAIVVNVARGTMVDEEALHAALLSGHLRGAVLDVFAREPLAPESPLWQLRHVLVTPHVSGVSPRRLWDRLAALFLGNWQAYVEGRPLRNLVDKHIGY, encoded by the coding sequence ATGCGAAAACTCGTACTGGATCTTCGAGCGCCGGCCCCCGCATTTCGCCTGCCCGACGCGGTGGCTGACCGCATTCGCGCGGCGGCGCCTTCGGGCTGGGAGGTTGCCGACGTCCGTTCCGACAACGACGCCCTCGACGGCTCGCCGCGCGGGCCTTCTCCCGAGGCGATGGCGGCCGTGGCGGACGCCGAGGTGTACTTCGGATGGGGAATGCCGGCGCCGCTTTTTCACGCCGCGTCGCGCCTCAAGTGGGTGCAGTCGGCGCTCGCGGGGACCGGTGCGCTGCTCGCGATCCCCGCGTTGCGCGACGGCCCCTGCCTGTTCACCAACGCGGCCGGGATCTATGGTCCCCCGATTGCCGAGCATGTGCTGGCCGGCGTGATGCACTTCACGCGCGGCTTCGACCTGGCGGAGACGCGACGCGCCACCGGCCAGTGGGATCAGGCGGCCTTTGGAACGCCCGCGGCGGCCGTGCGCGAGGTGGGGGAGCTTCGCGTGCTGGTGATCGGCGCTGGCGGACTTGGTTCGGAGATCGGCGCCCGCTTCGCGGCCCTCGGCGCGCGGGTCACCGGTTTGCGGCGCGTGGTGGCCAAAGGGTGCCCACCGGGCTTCGCTCGCGTGGCGGGGCTGGAGGCGCTCGACGCGGAATTGCCTGAGGCCGACGTGGTGGTGCTGGCTGCGGCCCTGACCGACGAAACGCGCAACCTGCTGGACGCCCGGCGCCTGGCCGTGCTGCCCGAGCACGCGATCGTGGTCAACGTGGCGCGGGGGACGATGGTCGACGAGGAGGCACTGCACGCGGCGCTGCTGAGCGGACACCTGCGCGGTGCCGTCCTCGACGTCTTCGCGCGGGAGCCACTAGCCCCCGAGAGCCCGCTGTGGCAACTTCGACACGTTCTAGTCACACCGCATGTCAGCGGCGTGTCGCCACGACGACTGTGGGACCGGCTGGCGGCGCTGTTCCTCGGGAACTGGCAGGCGTACGTCGAAGGGCGTCCGTTGCGGAATCTCGTGGACAAGCACATCGGGTACTGA
- the ftcD gene encoding glutamate formimidoyltransferase — protein MKLIEFVPNFSEGRRPEVITAIRDAIADGEGVTVLDVSSDASHNRTVVTVVATAEAAVDAAFRGIAKAAALIDLNQHTGEHPRIGATDVCPFIPLDGATMDDCIALARALGKRVGEELGIPVFLYERAATRPDRENLADIRRGEFEQAKVEIGTHPNRVPDFGPNHVHATAGATVIGARPFLVAYNVYLGGAENVPVAREVAKAVRGSSGGLRYVKGLGLEVDGQAQVSMNLVDVDKTPVYRAFELVKREAEAHGVSPTWSEIVGLVPEQALFDAAARHLQLRGFSKDLVLEHKVRRALSGGESVSGFVAAVASSAPAPGGGSVSAHAGVLSAALAQMVSGLTVGRKKYAAVEPEMKELALEAVALGNTLAALVAEDSAAYTVVTDAYKLPKDTPEQQTARDAAVQRALLYATEVPLRTAEACARVAELAAVAAEKGNTNAASDAGVSALLAEASCRGAVYNVRINIGSITDKSAAKPLAEKAAAALARAHAAAARAAAAVERNIGG, from the coding sequence ATGAAGCTCATTGAGTTCGTCCCCAACTTCTCCGAAGGCCGCCGCCCCGAGGTCATCACGGCCATCCGGGACGCCATCGCCGACGGCGAAGGCGTCACGGTGCTCGACGTCTCCAGCGACGCCTCGCACAACCGGACCGTCGTCACGGTGGTCGCCACCGCCGAGGCCGCCGTGGATGCGGCCTTCCGCGGCATCGCCAAGGCCGCCGCGCTCATCGACCTCAACCAGCACACCGGCGAGCACCCGCGCATTGGCGCCACCGACGTCTGCCCCTTCATTCCGCTCGACGGGGCGACGATGGACGACTGCATCGCCCTGGCACGCGCCCTCGGCAAGCGGGTCGGTGAGGAACTCGGCATACCGGTCTTTCTCTACGAACGTGCCGCCACGCGCCCCGATCGCGAGAACCTTGCCGACATCCGCCGCGGCGAATTCGAACAGGCCAAGGTCGAGATCGGCACCCACCCGAATCGCGTGCCCGACTTCGGCCCCAACCATGTGCACGCCACGGCCGGCGCCACGGTCATTGGGGCGCGCCCCTTCCTGGTGGCGTACAACGTCTACCTCGGCGGCGCCGAGAACGTCCCGGTGGCCCGGGAAGTGGCCAAGGCCGTGCGCGGCTCGAGCGGCGGCCTGCGCTACGTGAAGGGGCTCGGGCTCGAGGTGGACGGACAGGCGCAGGTCTCGATGAACCTCGTCGATGTCGACAAGACGCCGGTCTATCGCGCCTTCGAGCTGGTGAAGCGCGAGGCCGAGGCGCACGGCGTCTCGCCCACGTGGAGTGAAATCGTCGGCCTTGTCCCGGAACAGGCGCTGTTCGACGCAGCGGCGCGCCACCTGCAGCTGCGCGGATTCTCCAAGGACCTGGTGCTCGAGCACAAGGTGCGCCGCGCGCTCAGCGGCGGCGAATCCGTGAGCGGGTTTGTCGCGGCCGTGGCGTCGAGCGCGCCCGCGCCCGGCGGCGGGTCGGTCTCCGCGCATGCCGGCGTGCTCAGCGCGGCGCTGGCGCAGATGGTCAGCGGCCTCACCGTCGGCCGCAAGAAGTACGCGGCCGTCGAGCCGGAAATGAAGGAGCTCGCGCTCGAGGCCGTCGCGCTCGGCAACACGCTCGCCGCGCTCGTCGCCGAGGACTCGGCCGCGTACACCGTAGTCACCGACGCGTACAAGCTTCCCAAGGACACGCCCGAGCAGCAGACGGCGCGCGATGCGGCCGTGCAGCGCGCGCTCCTCTACGCCACGGAGGTGCCGTTGCGGACCGCCGAGGCCTGCGCGCGCGTGGCCGAACTGGCGGCGGTGGCCGCCGAGAAGGGCAACACCAATGCCGCCAGTGATGCCGGCGTCTCGGCCCTGCTCGCCGAGGCGTCGTGCCGCGGTGCCGTCTACAACGTGCGCATCAACATCGGATCGATCACCGACAAGTCCGCGGCCAAGCCGCTGGCCGAGAAGGCCGCCGCCGCCCTCGCGCGGGCGCACGCCGCGGCGGCGCGCGCCGCCGCCGCCGTCGAACGCAACATCGGAGGATAG